A genome region from Lytechinus pictus isolate F3 Inbred chromosome 16, Lp3.0, whole genome shotgun sequence includes the following:
- the LOC135157102 gene encoding tolloid-like protein 1: MQVTFGQASYITGLLIQGGPESQGTWISSLIVGFDDLTEIRRQKEWDPRDISMVLFNRPRLSEYLRIQPVSKSAELISIRLEVLGCKNDCHFDLGVSSGHLPSSNIRVPYHFNQSGVQSDDVRMKPSNHYPPNEWLGQLPEDDENFIEVIFQEDVLVRNAIIQQCNGSRIILFSVDAFQGNVTISADFDISDCFSSACKVSTRWTESADQYKIIPTRWEGDLCFRFELLGCTSVDCSTSYCNLGNHGKGSCSSGSLSKSAQEFTGNLSISLPPRAQCQANITAPMDAYVSFIFDGFDDVKDIKKISDGVLILHDPETQSKTNFDLAQVPPVDISTSSHLNLKILSGLLTATSDVIASFGYVDKPGCKGKETDTVHSCTESTGLFFSPNYFDLYPPNLDRSWEISTRPWSQIILRFIEFDVASLDERCQEDFVVVTDVSNSAIIGRFCSQAPPSGDYMSSLNRMRLYFHSDGIEGGAGFLAEYDTGHLIPDVFSASNFTNESCQTGWDYFRRSCYRLFVSSDVITWNEAEAECETVEDAHLISIHDKDEMTMLHYMISTQWQTADTKTYIGKFDYFRKDTNLG, encoded by the exons ATGCAGGTAACATTTGGCCAAGCATCCTACATCACAGGGCTTCTTATCCAGGGTGGACCGGAGAGCCAGGGAACTTGGATCTCATCTCTCATTGTCGGATTCGATGACCTAACCGAAATc AGACGTCAAAAGGAGTGGGATCCGAGAGACATTTCAATGGTTCTATTTAATCGTCCTCGTTTAAGTGAATACTTAAGAATTCAACCTGTCTCAAAGAGCGCAGAACTGATCTCTATTCGCTTGGAAGTACTTGGTTGCAAGAATG ACTGCCATTTTGATTTGGGCGTGTCATCTGGACACCTACCATCCTCCAATATCCGGGTCCCATACCATTTCAACCAATCAGGAGTTCAGAGCGACGACGTCAGAATGAAACCATCCAATCATTACCCGCCAAATGAATGGCTAGGTCAATTACCCGAGGACGATGAAAACTTTATCGAAGTGATTTTCCAAGAAGACGTTTTGGTCCGTAACGCTATTATCCAACAGTGCAATGGATCTAGAATCATATTATTCAGTGTTGATGCTTTCCAAGGCAATGTCACAATTTCGGCCGATTTT GATATTTCGGACTGTTTTTCTTCAGCCTGTAAAGTCTCGACAAGATGGACTGAAAGTGCCGACCAATATAAGATCATCCCAACGAGATGGGAAGGGGATTTATGCTTTCGATTTGAACTTCTCGGATGTACTAGCGTAG ACTGTTCCACCTCGTATTGTAATCTTGGTAATCATGGCAAAGGGAGCTGTTCGTCGGGTTCCCTCTCGAAGAGTGCTCAGGAATTCACTGGAAATCTCTCCATATCACTTCCTCCTCGCGCACAGTGCCAGGCCAATATCACCGCACCAATGGATGCCTATGTCTCTTTCATCTTTGATGGCTTTGAC GACGTGAAAGATATCAAGAAAATCTCAGACGGGGTTCTGATATTACATGACCCGGAAACACAATCAAAGACAAACTTTGACCTCGCCCAGGTTCCTCCGGTTGACATTTCCACCTCGTCTCATCTCAACCTGAAAATTCTATCAGGTCTCTTGACCGCTACATCAGATGTCATTGCTTCTTTTGGATATGTAG ATAAACCAGGCTGCAAGGGAAAAGAAACTGACACTGTCCACTCATGCACAGAGAGCACTGGTCTTTTCTTCTCACCAAACTACTTCGACCTTTACCCTCCAAACCTCGACCGTTCCTGGGAGATCAGTACCCGGCCTTGGTCCCAAATCATCCTCCGTTTCATCGAATTCGACGTCGCTTCGCTCGATGAGCGGTGCCAAGAGGACTTTGTGGTTGTCACTGACGTATCGAATTCGGCAATCATCGGGCGCTTCTGCAGTCAGGCACCTCCGTCGGGCGACTACATGTCTTCTTTAAACAGGATGCGTCTTTATTTTCACTCTGATGGCATTGAAGGTGGCGCGGGATTCTTGGCAGAATATGATACAGGGCATCTGATACCTGATGTGTTCTCGGCATCTAATTTTACCA ATGAATCTTGTCAGACGGGTTGGGACTACTTCCGGCGATCCTGCTATAGGCTCTTTGTCAGCTCTGACGTCATAACATGGAACGAGGCAGAGGCAGAATGTGAAACCGTAGAGGACGCACACTTGATCAGTATTCACGATAAGGATGAGATGACGATGCTGCACTATATGATCTCAACTCAGTGGCAGACTGCAGATACAAAGACGTACATAGGCAAGTTTGATTATTTCAGAAAAGATACCAATCTGGGCTAA
- the LOC129283461 gene encoding low-density lipoprotein receptor-like: MSYTDWYIPQYNEEGEKQPDGGMLEACTMLVFDPVTSTDLSTDLWHDVACASPETRQFVCKTQATGSQWNSTVHIYKPDFIGQCDPGLFHCSSGECIRDVFVCDGAKDCKDFSDENDCFAGCDENQYECHDELCISISFVCDTISDCDDNSDEINCGKYTSNFAVK; this comes from the exons ATGTCTTATACTGATTGGTATATTCCCCAATA caatgaagaaggagaaaaacaacCAGACGGCGGAATGTTAGAAGCATGTACAATGCTAGTCTTTGATCCAGTTACATCGACGGATCTTTCGACAGATCTTTGGCATGATGTTGCCTGTGCTTCTCCTGAAACGAggcagtttgtttgcaaaaccCAAGCTACAG GTTCGCAGTGGAATTCAACAGTTCATATCTACAAGCCAG ATTTTATTGGACAATGCGATCCCGGACTATTCCATTGTAGCTCAGGGGAATGCATACGTGACGTCTTTGTATGTGATGGTGCCAAAGATTGCAAAGACTTCAGCGACGAAAATGACTGCTTTGCAG GTTGCGATGAAAACCAATATGAATGTCACGATGAGTTATGTATATCGATTTCGTTTGTCTGTGACACCATTTctgattgtgatgataattcGGATGAAATTAACTGCGGTAAGTACACTTCTAATTTTGCAGTCAAATGA